The window ACTTAAAATCAAAAGTGACTAATAACTCTATATGGAAAGGAATATTAGAAACTTTATTATTAGGTGGATTAGCGGCAGTTGTAGCTTATTTTGTAGGAGATTTCCTAGAACAAATAATAAACTGAAATAAGTATGAAGTACATAAAAGAATTACATGAGAAAAATAAAGGTGTCTCTGCTAAACCGATTTTTAAAAGCAGTTTAGGAGGTAATACCACATCAATTCAGTTATTGAATAATGAAAAGCTAAAAGAACATAGCTCTAAAACAGATGCACTTTTAATCTGCATTGAAGGCAAGGTTTTATATCAAGATGAGGACAACAATAAATATGAACTAAAGTCAGGAAATTATGTCGAAATCAAATCTAATGTAAAACATGAGCTAGAGTCTATACTAGAAAGTCACTTGATCTTGATAAAATAATCCAAAAAAGGAGATTATATAAAACTGTCTCCTTTTTTAAGTTTAACAGAATTTACAATTTCTTTAATTTCTTTTTCTGCGTCTTTTTTACAGATTAGGATTATTCCATTTTCTTCTGCTACTAAAAAATCATGTAAATCTTGGATAACCACTAGATCACTT is drawn from Marivirga arenosa and contains these coding sequences:
- a CDS encoding cupin domain-containing protein; amino-acid sequence: MKYIKELHEKNKGVSAKPIFKSSLGGNTTSIQLLNNEKLKEHSSKTDALLICIEGKVLYQDEDNNKYELKSGNYVEIKSNVKHELESILESHLILIK